In one Musa acuminata AAA Group cultivar baxijiao chromosome BXJ2-5, Cavendish_Baxijiao_AAA, whole genome shotgun sequence genomic region, the following are encoded:
- the LOC103986251 gene encoding SAC3 family protein B isoform X2, whose product MAFHDFKHCPGPSAPPSSQVPVIFPSGPSTPKTNIFHEKGQFPSAQINQPRQRQGKVSSRAQSQLNEPVRLGHPTNQGRVLLGATHGTASHVEAKFPSQFSNYHVPGRTRSPVLPSHDAANLMNHYPTADHIRNPVTYSFVSQLNEPLRLGHPTNHDRLLPGATHATASHVEAKFPSQFSNYHVPGRTNSPTVPSRDDVNLENYNPTADHRRNPVTSSFVSQLNEPLRLGHPTNHDRHLLGATHVTASHVDAKFPSQFSNYHVPARTRSPTLPSRDAANLVNHYPTADQGRHSITSSSFGNPLDEPLGPGHPTNQDRPWHAQEHFTGSQDVEAKFPSQVSNYRVPGRTRSPTLPSRDAANLVNHHPTADHRRSQIHTNVHIGNANSDNSNITLPSFSFDEEAKRHDITPPRVTNQRKPPVQHSNSPPPERLKMVDYSDIYGTGVDASSKHSFSKEPKRARSPYPPSAAVVGSSSVQHDFEREMQAKARRLARFNFELTQPAENLLDANRKTPENKLSQASVDKWDADKPAEARDSLNRENLLEIESSESSPVVVGLCPDMCPESERGERERKGDLDKYERLDGDRNQTSKYLAVKKYNRTAEREVDLIRPMPVLQMTVDYLLNLLNQPYNEDFLSIYNFLWDRMRAIRMDLRMQHIFGRQAMVMLEQMIRLHIVAMHELCEYNKGEGFSEGFDAHLNIEQMNKTSVELFQMYDDHRKQGISVPTEKEFRGYYALLKLDKHPGYKVEPAELSLDLAKMTPEMRCTQEIVFARNVARSCRIGNFIAFFRLARKATYLQACLMHAHFAKLRTQALASLHGSLQNNQGIPVTHIMSWLGLEEEDVESILEYHGFVLKKFEESYMVKEGPFLSSDKDFPTKCSQLVHLKKSPRIIDDIYSGPPISHITEGRETGVYNEFDMVDQRADASEVDTREISSNDVIHDYEANITQRAITQSRKLLEEQPIPLLNRETDAKVAEAFLPSSTSLVDHNVSNHAQRIEDAQMIELENDATMDQTILPKHEVNMVRDLASVSSPAPVSSLAPVSSLLNNVGDSSASQMDIERELDNEDQLLVLHHKNKVAEEKLRLILRKWKHQATKKRETREQKNTLANAALCSLSVGVPFRQSQHIPRLAYSELNINHALRARYEKLSKSWSTINVSELVAPVLHTRNPDASCLCWKLLIPVQPLLKEGQISRWLLSKVMGSSKENHKPIVSMPHLSIWSWISTQLSPFYNCCLSIIQEVVFDNNDMIPEDDIVSGTSAVVFLVSESIPWEIQKVRLHNVLASIPSGSKLPLLILSSDVYAEENTDSSHSIIRRLGLHDADMTRIYSFSVVFLCDNDPQVKSNGFLKDDKLRGGLLWLAKHSPLQPTVCPVETHGVVLSYLRSSLEFLENGDTSYFGPNHFISIFNAALDGLVEGISAAASTNVNHWPSPEVDLLEKSSNERIFVDRYLPSIGWSSPVRIQSLIRLIKGCKLPPFVNEMPWLKEGSHMGLKIPDQKLALQECLISYMTQSCQMLNADLAAIEAEILVQTAAYPELHGSCYYIIPRWSAIFRRIQNWRLINLKTGGCSVAYLLEQHLDRLTAIDYTHSIGAAMPLNSSSMMQVLERKIGEEEYRTMHSFSTKPSFDEIVEICCNIPLAEQPMSPPEPLDSSPMVHETGDALKSENLAVDEDEDLKCNKSGNGENGRSAISFFKMDDKLSMLLEKCTRLQDTIDEKLAFYF is encoded by the exons ATGGCGTTTCATGATTTCAAACACTGTCCCGGCCCCTCGGCCCCTCCAAGTTCCCAGGTCCCCGTGATCTTCCCTTCCGGCCCTTCCACACCGAAAACCAACATTTTCCACGAAAAGGGCCAATTTCCTTCCGCCCAGATCAATCAGCCGCGTCAAAGACAAGGGAAAGTGTCTTCTCGAGCGCAAAG CCAACTAAATGAACCAGTTAGGCTAGGTCATCCCACAAATCAAGGCAGAGTTTTGCTTGGTGCAACACATGGCACTGCAAGCCATGTTGAAGCTAAGTTTCCATCTCAGTTTTCCAACTACCATGTTCCGGGAAGAACTAGATCACCGGTGTTGCCATCTCATGATGCTGCTAATCTTATGAACCATTATCCTACTGCCGATCACATAAG GAATCCTGTCACTTATAGTTTTGTCAGCCAACTAAATGAGCCACTTAGGCTAGGTCATCCCACAAATCATGACAGACTTTTGCCTGGTGCAACACATGCCACTGCAAGCCATGTTGAGGCCAAGTTTCCGTCTCAGTTTTCCAACTACCATGTTCCTGGAAGGACCAATTCACCTACAGTGCCATCTCGTGATGATGTTAATCTTGAGAACTATAATCCTACTGCTGATCACAGAAG GAATCCTGTCACTTCTAGTTTTGTCAGCCAACTAAATGAGCCACTTAGGCTAGGTCATCCCACAAATCATGACAGGCATTTGCTTGGTGCAACACATGTCACTGCAAGCCATGTTGATGCTAAGTTTCCATCTCAGTTTTCCAACTACCATGTTCCTGCAAGGACCAGGTCACCAACTTTGCCATCTCGTGATGCTGCTAATCTTGTGAATCATTATCCTACTGCTGATCAAGGAAG GCATTCTATCACATCTTCTAGTTTTGGCAACCCACTAGATGAGCCACTTGGGCCAGGTCATCCCACAAATCAAGACAGACCTTGGCATGCGCAAGAACACTTCACTGGAAGTCAAGATGTCGAGGCTAAATTCCCATCTCAGGTTTCCAACTACCGTGTTCCTGGAAGGACCAGGTCACCTACCTTGCCATCTCGTGATGCTGCTAATCTTGTGAACCATCATCCTACTGCTGATCACAGAAG GTCTCAAATCCATACAAATGTGCATATTGGAAATGCAAATTCTGACAATTCAAACATCACATTACcatccttctcttttgatgaAGAAGCTAAGAG GCATGACATAACCCCTCCTAGAGTGACCAATCAAAGGAAGCCACCTGTTCAGCACTCTAATTCGCCACCTCCAGAGAGGTTGAAAATGGTAGATTATTCTGATATATATGGTACTGGAGTGGATGCTTCATCAAAGCATTCTTTTTCTAAAGAACCCAAAAGGGCCAGGTCTCCCTACCCACCATCTGCTGCTGTTGTAGGCTCATCTTCTGTCCAACATGATTTTGAGAG AGAAATGCAAGCAAAGGCAAGACGGTTGGCCCGCTTCAATTTTGAGCTAACCCAACCAGCAGAAAACCTGCTTGATGCTAATCGTAAGACTCCAGAAAATAAGCTCAGTCAAGCTTCTGTGGACAAATGGGATGCAGATAAACCTGCTGAAGCTAGGGACTCATTAAACAGAGAGAATTTACTTGAAATTGAAAGTTCGGAATCATCTCCAGTGGTGGTCGGGCTATGTCCAGACATGTGTCCAG AATCAGAAAGAGGGGAACGTGAGAGGAAAGGGGATCTCGATAAGTATGAGAGATTGGATGGTGACAGAAACCAAACTAGCAAGTATCTTGCTGTTAAAAAG TATAACAGGACAGCAGAGCGTGAAGTTGACTTGATCAGGCCTATGCCAGTGCTGCAGATGACAGTTGATTATCTTCTGAATTTGTTAAATCAACCTTATAATGAGGATTTCTTGAGCATTTACAACTTCTTGTGGGATAGAATGCGAGCAATAAGGATGGACCTTAGAATGCAACATATTTTCGGCCGCCAGGCTATGGTCATGCTTGAGCAAATG ATTAGACTTCATATTGTTGCTATGCATGAGCTTTGTGAATATAATAAAGGAGAGGGCTTCTCGGAGGGGTTTGATGCACATCTAAATATTGAACAGATGAATAAGACATCGGTTGAGCTGTTTCAGATGTATGATGATCACAGAAAGCAAGGAATCAGTGTACCTACAGAAAAGGAGTTTCGAGGTTATTATGCACTCCTGAAGTTAGATAAACATCCAGGATACAAA GTGGAACCTGCAGAGCTCTCACTTGACCTTGCTAAGATGACTCCTGAGATGAGATGCACCCAAGAAATTGTGTTTGCTCGAAATGTAGCCAG ATCTTGTCGAATAGGTAATTTTATTGCCTTCTTTCGTCTTGCGAGAAAAGCAACTTACCTGCAGGCCTGCTTGATGCATGCTCACTTTGCAAAG TTGAGAACACAGGCACTTGCTTCCCTGCATGGTAGTCTTCAAAATAATCAAGGTATCCCTGTCACACACATCATGAGCTGGCTAGGGTTGGAG GAGGAGGATGTAGAAAGTATTCTAGAATATCATGGATTCGTACtaaagaaatttgaggagagCTACATGGTGAAGGAAGGTCCATTTCTTAGTAGTGACAAGGATTTTCCTACAAAGTGTTCACAGCTTGTGCATCTCAAGAAGTCACCAAGAATTATTGATGATATTTATTCTGGTCCTCCCATATCTCACATCACTGAGGGAAGAGAAACAGGGGTGTATAATGAGTTCGACATGGTTGATCAGAGAGCTGATGCATCTGAAGTAGATACTCGGGAAATTTCAAGCAATGATGTAATTCATGATTATGAAGCCAACATCACTCAGAGGGCCATTACACAATCTAGAAAGCTCCTTGAGGAGCAGCCAATACCCTTATTAAACAGAGAAACTGATGCCAAAGTAGCAGAAGCCTTTCTTCCAAGCAGTACTTCTTTAGTGGATCACAATGTAAGTAACCATGCACAACGAATTGAGGATGCTCAAATGATTGAATTAGAAAATGATGCCACCATGGATCAGACAATTTTGCCCAAACATGAAGTAAATATGGTCAGAGATCTAGCATCTGTCAGTTCTCCAGCACCTGTCAGTTCTCTAGCACCTGTCAGTTCTCTACTCAACAATGTAGGTGATAGTTCAGCATCTCAAATGGATATAGAGAGAGAACTAGATAATGAAGACCAGTTGCTTGTGCTTCACCACAAGAATAAAGTTGCCGAGGAGAAGCTAAGGCTGATCTTGAG GAAGTGGAAGCATCAAGCAACAAAAAAGAGAGAAACCCGTGAGCAGAAAAATACGCTAGCAAATGCTGCACTGTGCTCGCTTTCAGTGGGAGTTCCTTTCCGACAAAGTCAACAT attCCCAGGCTTGCTTATAGTGAGCTTAACATTAACCATGCTTTGAGAGCGAGATATGAGAAACTAAGCAAATCATGGTCAACAATTAATGTGTCGGAACTGGTTGCACCAGTATTACACACAAGAAATCCTGATGCCAGTTGCCTTTGCTGGAAGCTGCTTATTCCTGTCCAGCCGTTGCTTAAAGAGGGTCAGATTTCAAGATGGTTGCTCTCAAAAGTTATGGGTTCTAGTAAGGAAAACCACAAGCCAATAGTTTCTATGCCCCACTTATCTATATGGAGTTGGATCAGTACCCAACTTAGTCCTTTCTATAACTGTTGCCTGTCTATTATTCAGGAGGTTGTGTTTGACAATAATGATATGATTCCTGAAGATGATATTGTTTCTGGAACTAGCGCTGTTGTATTTCTTGTATCAGAAAGTATTCCATGGGAAATTCAGAAGGTGCGACTTCATAATGTTCTAGCATCTATACCATCTGGATCAAAATTACCCCTCCTGATACTAAGCAGTGATGTATATGCTGAAGAAAATACTGATTCTTCGCATTCAATAATTAGGaggcttggacttcatgatgcagACATGACTAGAATATACTCGTTTTCAGTTGTCTTCCTATGTGATAACGACCCTCAGGTGAAGTCGAATGGTTTTCTCAAGGATGATAAATTGAGAGGGGGTCTGCTATGGCTGGCAAAGCATTCACCCTTACAACCTACTGTTTGTCCAGTGGAGACTCATGGAGTTGTTCTGAGCTACTTGAGATCTTCATTGGAGTTTCTAGAAAATGGTGATACCTCTTATTTTGGTCCAAACCATTTCATCTCAATCTTCAATGCAGCACTGGACGGATTGGTCGAGGGGATTTCAGCAGCTGCATCCACAAATGTAAACCATTGGCCAAGTCCCGAGGTTGATCTGCTTGAGAAGTCTAGCAATGAACGCATTTTTGTGGATAGGTACTTACCAAGCATTGGATGGAGCTCACCTGTGAGAATTCAATCACTCATCAGATTGATAAAGGGCTGTAAGCTACCACCGTTTGTAAATGAAATGCCTTGGCTAAAAGAAGGTTCTCATATGGGCTTGAAGATTCCAGATCAAAAGCTGGCCCTTCAAGAATGTTTGATAAGCTACATGACCCAATCATGCCAGATGTTAAATGCTGATCTAGCTGCTATAGAGGCAGAAATACTGGTGCAGACTGCTGCATatcctgagcttcatggttcgtgTTACTATATCATTCCAAGATGGTCAGCGATATTCAGGAGGATTCAGAACTGGCGGTTAATTAATCTGAAAACTGGGGGTTGCTCTGTTGCATATTTGTTGGAGCAGCATCTGGACAGGCTTACTGCAATTGATTATACACACAGCATTGGTGCTGCTATGCCATTAAACTCAAGTTCCATGATGCAGGTTTTGGAGAGGAAAATCGGTGAAGAAGAGTATCGAACAATGCATTCTTTTTCAACAAAACCGTCTTTTGATGAAATTGTGGAGATTTGCTGCAATATTCCACTTGCAGAGCAGCCCATGTCACCGCCTGAGCCTTTAGATTCATCTCCCATGGTGCATGAAACTGGTGATGCTCTGAAGTCTGAAAATTTAGCTGTGGACGAGGATGAGGATCTGAAGTGTAACAAATCAGGGAATGGAGAAAATGGAAGATCAGCTATTTCTTTCTTCAAGATGGATGACAAATTGTCCATGCTCTTGGAGAAATGTACAAGACTGCAAGACACCATAGATGAAAAACTTGCATTCTATTTTTGA
- the LOC103986251 gene encoding SAC3 family protein B isoform X1 gives MAFHDFKHCPGPSAPPSSQVPVIFPSGPSTPKTNIFHEKGQFPSAQINQPRQRQGKVSSRAQRNPVTYSFVSQLNEPLRLGHPTNHDRLLPGATHATASHVEAKFPSQFSNYHVPGRTNSPTVPSRDDVNLENYNPTADHRRNPVTSSFVSQLNEPLRLGHPTNHDRHLLGATHVTASHVDAKFPSQFSNYHVPARTRSPTLPSRDAANLVNHYPTADQGRHSITSSSFGNPLDEPLGPGHPTNQDRPWHAQEHFTGSQDVEAKFPSQVSNYRVPGRTRSPTLPSRDAANLVNHHPTADHRRSQIHTNVHIGNANSDNSNITLPSFSFDEEAKRHDITPPRVTNQRKPPVQHSNSPPPERLKMVDYSDIYGTGVDASSKHSFSKEPKRARSPYPPSAAVVGSSSVQHDFEREMQAKARRLARFNFELTQPAENLLDANRKTPENKLSQASVDKWDADKPAEARDSLNRENLLEIESSESSPVVVGLCPDMCPESERGERERKGDLDKYERLDGDRNQTSKYLAVKKYNRTAEREVDLIRPMPVLQMTVDYLLNLLNQPYNEDFLSIYNFLWDRMRAIRMDLRMQHIFGRQAMVMLEQMIRLHIVAMHELCEYNKGEGFSEGFDAHLNIEQMNKTSVELFQMYDDHRKQGISVPTEKEFRGYYALLKLDKHPGYKVEPAELSLDLAKMTPEMRCTQEIVFARNVARSCRIGNFIAFFRLARKATYLQACLMHAHFAKLRTQALASLHGSLQNNQGIPVTHIMSWLGLEEEDVESILEYHGFVLKKFEESYMVKEGPFLSSDKDFPTKCSQLVHLKKSPRIIDDIYSGPPISHITEGRETGVYNEFDMVDQRADASEVDTREISSNDVIHDYEANITQRAITQSRKLLEEQPIPLLNRETDAKVAEAFLPSSTSLVDHNVSNHAQRIEDAQMIELENDATMDQTILPKHEVNMVRDLASVSSPAPVSSLAPVSSLLNNVGDSSASQMDIERELDNEDQLLVLHHKNKVAEEKLRLILRKWKHQATKKRETREQKNTLANAALCSLSVGVPFRQSQHIPRLAYSELNINHALRARYEKLSKSWSTINVSELVAPVLHTRNPDASCLCWKLLIPVQPLLKEGQISRWLLSKVMGSSKENHKPIVSMPHLSIWSWISTQLSPFYNCCLSIIQEVVFDNNDMIPEDDIVSGTSAVVFLVSESIPWEIQKVRLHNVLASIPSGSKLPLLILSSDVYAEENTDSSHSIIRRLGLHDADMTRIYSFSVVFLCDNDPQVKSNGFLKDDKLRGGLLWLAKHSPLQPTVCPVETHGVVLSYLRSSLEFLENGDTSYFGPNHFISIFNAALDGLVEGISAAASTNVNHWPSPEVDLLEKSSNERIFVDRYLPSIGWSSPVRIQSLIRLIKGCKLPPFVNEMPWLKEGSHMGLKIPDQKLALQECLISYMTQSCQMLNADLAAIEAEILVQTAAYPELHGSCYYIIPRWSAIFRRIQNWRLINLKTGGCSVAYLLEQHLDRLTAIDYTHSIGAAMPLNSSSMMQVLERKIGEEEYRTMHSFSTKPSFDEIVEICCNIPLAEQPMSPPEPLDSSPMVHETGDALKSENLAVDEDEDLKCNKSGNGENGRSAISFFKMDDKLSMLLEKCTRLQDTIDEKLAFYF, from the exons ATGGCGTTTCATGATTTCAAACACTGTCCCGGCCCCTCGGCCCCTCCAAGTTCCCAGGTCCCCGTGATCTTCCCTTCCGGCCCTTCCACACCGAAAACCAACATTTTCCACGAAAAGGGCCAATTTCCTTCCGCCCAGATCAATCAGCCGCGTCAAAGACAAGGGAAAGTGTCTTCTCGAGCGCAAAG GAATCCTGTCACTTATAGTTTTGTCAGCCAACTAAATGAGCCACTTAGGCTAGGTCATCCCACAAATCATGACAGACTTTTGCCTGGTGCAACACATGCCACTGCAAGCCATGTTGAGGCCAAGTTTCCGTCTCAGTTTTCCAACTACCATGTTCCTGGAAGGACCAATTCACCTACAGTGCCATCTCGTGATGATGTTAATCTTGAGAACTATAATCCTACTGCTGATCACAGAAG GAATCCTGTCACTTCTAGTTTTGTCAGCCAACTAAATGAGCCACTTAGGCTAGGTCATCCCACAAATCATGACAGGCATTTGCTTGGTGCAACACATGTCACTGCAAGCCATGTTGATGCTAAGTTTCCATCTCAGTTTTCCAACTACCATGTTCCTGCAAGGACCAGGTCACCAACTTTGCCATCTCGTGATGCTGCTAATCTTGTGAATCATTATCCTACTGCTGATCAAGGAAG GCATTCTATCACATCTTCTAGTTTTGGCAACCCACTAGATGAGCCACTTGGGCCAGGTCATCCCACAAATCAAGACAGACCTTGGCATGCGCAAGAACACTTCACTGGAAGTCAAGATGTCGAGGCTAAATTCCCATCTCAGGTTTCCAACTACCGTGTTCCTGGAAGGACCAGGTCACCTACCTTGCCATCTCGTGATGCTGCTAATCTTGTGAACCATCATCCTACTGCTGATCACAGAAG GTCTCAAATCCATACAAATGTGCATATTGGAAATGCAAATTCTGACAATTCAAACATCACATTACcatccttctcttttgatgaAGAAGCTAAGAG GCATGACATAACCCCTCCTAGAGTGACCAATCAAAGGAAGCCACCTGTTCAGCACTCTAATTCGCCACCTCCAGAGAGGTTGAAAATGGTAGATTATTCTGATATATATGGTACTGGAGTGGATGCTTCATCAAAGCATTCTTTTTCTAAAGAACCCAAAAGGGCCAGGTCTCCCTACCCACCATCTGCTGCTGTTGTAGGCTCATCTTCTGTCCAACATGATTTTGAGAG AGAAATGCAAGCAAAGGCAAGACGGTTGGCCCGCTTCAATTTTGAGCTAACCCAACCAGCAGAAAACCTGCTTGATGCTAATCGTAAGACTCCAGAAAATAAGCTCAGTCAAGCTTCTGTGGACAAATGGGATGCAGATAAACCTGCTGAAGCTAGGGACTCATTAAACAGAGAGAATTTACTTGAAATTGAAAGTTCGGAATCATCTCCAGTGGTGGTCGGGCTATGTCCAGACATGTGTCCAG AATCAGAAAGAGGGGAACGTGAGAGGAAAGGGGATCTCGATAAGTATGAGAGATTGGATGGTGACAGAAACCAAACTAGCAAGTATCTTGCTGTTAAAAAG TATAACAGGACAGCAGAGCGTGAAGTTGACTTGATCAGGCCTATGCCAGTGCTGCAGATGACAGTTGATTATCTTCTGAATTTGTTAAATCAACCTTATAATGAGGATTTCTTGAGCATTTACAACTTCTTGTGGGATAGAATGCGAGCAATAAGGATGGACCTTAGAATGCAACATATTTTCGGCCGCCAGGCTATGGTCATGCTTGAGCAAATG ATTAGACTTCATATTGTTGCTATGCATGAGCTTTGTGAATATAATAAAGGAGAGGGCTTCTCGGAGGGGTTTGATGCACATCTAAATATTGAACAGATGAATAAGACATCGGTTGAGCTGTTTCAGATGTATGATGATCACAGAAAGCAAGGAATCAGTGTACCTACAGAAAAGGAGTTTCGAGGTTATTATGCACTCCTGAAGTTAGATAAACATCCAGGATACAAA GTGGAACCTGCAGAGCTCTCACTTGACCTTGCTAAGATGACTCCTGAGATGAGATGCACCCAAGAAATTGTGTTTGCTCGAAATGTAGCCAG ATCTTGTCGAATAGGTAATTTTATTGCCTTCTTTCGTCTTGCGAGAAAAGCAACTTACCTGCAGGCCTGCTTGATGCATGCTCACTTTGCAAAG TTGAGAACACAGGCACTTGCTTCCCTGCATGGTAGTCTTCAAAATAATCAAGGTATCCCTGTCACACACATCATGAGCTGGCTAGGGTTGGAG GAGGAGGATGTAGAAAGTATTCTAGAATATCATGGATTCGTACtaaagaaatttgaggagagCTACATGGTGAAGGAAGGTCCATTTCTTAGTAGTGACAAGGATTTTCCTACAAAGTGTTCACAGCTTGTGCATCTCAAGAAGTCACCAAGAATTATTGATGATATTTATTCTGGTCCTCCCATATCTCACATCACTGAGGGAAGAGAAACAGGGGTGTATAATGAGTTCGACATGGTTGATCAGAGAGCTGATGCATCTGAAGTAGATACTCGGGAAATTTCAAGCAATGATGTAATTCATGATTATGAAGCCAACATCACTCAGAGGGCCATTACACAATCTAGAAAGCTCCTTGAGGAGCAGCCAATACCCTTATTAAACAGAGAAACTGATGCCAAAGTAGCAGAAGCCTTTCTTCCAAGCAGTACTTCTTTAGTGGATCACAATGTAAGTAACCATGCACAACGAATTGAGGATGCTCAAATGATTGAATTAGAAAATGATGCCACCATGGATCAGACAATTTTGCCCAAACATGAAGTAAATATGGTCAGAGATCTAGCATCTGTCAGTTCTCCAGCACCTGTCAGTTCTCTAGCACCTGTCAGTTCTCTACTCAACAATGTAGGTGATAGTTCAGCATCTCAAATGGATATAGAGAGAGAACTAGATAATGAAGACCAGTTGCTTGTGCTTCACCACAAGAATAAAGTTGCCGAGGAGAAGCTAAGGCTGATCTTGAG GAAGTGGAAGCATCAAGCAACAAAAAAGAGAGAAACCCGTGAGCAGAAAAATACGCTAGCAAATGCTGCACTGTGCTCGCTTTCAGTGGGAGTTCCTTTCCGACAAAGTCAACAT attCCCAGGCTTGCTTATAGTGAGCTTAACATTAACCATGCTTTGAGAGCGAGATATGAGAAACTAAGCAAATCATGGTCAACAATTAATGTGTCGGAACTGGTTGCACCAGTATTACACACAAGAAATCCTGATGCCAGTTGCCTTTGCTGGAAGCTGCTTATTCCTGTCCAGCCGTTGCTTAAAGAGGGTCAGATTTCAAGATGGTTGCTCTCAAAAGTTATGGGTTCTAGTAAGGAAAACCACAAGCCAATAGTTTCTATGCCCCACTTATCTATATGGAGTTGGATCAGTACCCAACTTAGTCCTTTCTATAACTGTTGCCTGTCTATTATTCAGGAGGTTGTGTTTGACAATAATGATATGATTCCTGAAGATGATATTGTTTCTGGAACTAGCGCTGTTGTATTTCTTGTATCAGAAAGTATTCCATGGGAAATTCAGAAGGTGCGACTTCATAATGTTCTAGCATCTATACCATCTGGATCAAAATTACCCCTCCTGATACTAAGCAGTGATGTATATGCTGAAGAAAATACTGATTCTTCGCATTCAATAATTAGGaggcttggacttcatgatgcagACATGACTAGAATATACTCGTTTTCAGTTGTCTTCCTATGTGATAACGACCCTCAGGTGAAGTCGAATGGTTTTCTCAAGGATGATAAATTGAGAGGGGGTCTGCTATGGCTGGCAAAGCATTCACCCTTACAACCTACTGTTTGTCCAGTGGAGACTCATGGAGTTGTTCTGAGCTACTTGAGATCTTCATTGGAGTTTCTAGAAAATGGTGATACCTCTTATTTTGGTCCAAACCATTTCATCTCAATCTTCAATGCAGCACTGGACGGATTGGTCGAGGGGATTTCAGCAGCTGCATCCACAAATGTAAACCATTGGCCAAGTCCCGAGGTTGATCTGCTTGAGAAGTCTAGCAATGAACGCATTTTTGTGGATAGGTACTTACCAAGCATTGGATGGAGCTCACCTGTGAGAATTCAATCACTCATCAGATTGATAAAGGGCTGTAAGCTACCACCGTTTGTAAATGAAATGCCTTGGCTAAAAGAAGGTTCTCATATGGGCTTGAAGATTCCAGATCAAAAGCTGGCCCTTCAAGAATGTTTGATAAGCTACATGACCCAATCATGCCAGATGTTAAATGCTGATCTAGCTGCTATAGAGGCAGAAATACTGGTGCAGACTGCTGCATatcctgagcttcatggttcgtgTTACTATATCATTCCAAGATGGTCAGCGATATTCAGGAGGATTCAGAACTGGCGGTTAATTAATCTGAAAACTGGGGGTTGCTCTGTTGCATATTTGTTGGAGCAGCATCTGGACAGGCTTACTGCAATTGATTATACACACAGCATTGGTGCTGCTATGCCATTAAACTCAAGTTCCATGATGCAGGTTTTGGAGAGGAAAATCGGTGAAGAAGAGTATCGAACAATGCATTCTTTTTCAACAAAACCGTCTTTTGATGAAATTGTGGAGATTTGCTGCAATATTCCACTTGCAGAGCAGCCCATGTCACCGCCTGAGCCTTTAGATTCATCTCCCATGGTGCATGAAACTGGTGATGCTCTGAAGTCTGAAAATTTAGCTGTGGACGAGGATGAGGATCTGAAGTGTAACAAATCAGGGAATGGAGAAAATGGAAGATCAGCTATTTCTTTCTTCAAGATGGATGACAAATTGTCCATGCTCTTGGAGAAATGTACAAGACTGCAAGACACCATAGATGAAAAACTTGCATTCTATTTTTGA
- the LOC135613090 gene encoding gibberellin receptor GID1C-like has translation MAGSNEVNANESKMAVPLNTWVLISNFKLAYNMLRRPDGTFDRHLAEFLDRKVPANATPVNGVISFDVLIGRTSKLLSRIYRPAPSTSAAVPLLADLYQPPSADPFPVIIFFHGGSFAHSSSNSAIYDSLCRRFVSLCGAVVVSVNYRRSPEYKYPCAYDDGWAALKWASGEPWLQSGKDAKFRVFLAGDSSGGNIAHHVAIRAAESGIEVSGNILLNPMFGGNCRTESEKRLDGKYFVTIRDRDWYWKAYLPEGADRDHPACNPFGPNAAELDGLPFTKSLIIVAGLDLVQDWQLAYAEGLKKAGHSVKLVYREQATIGFYLLPNTDHFYQVMDEIKNFVMANVQ, from the exons ATGGCCGGAAGCAACGAGGTTAATGCCAATGAGTCCAAG ATGGCGGTTCCCCTCAACACCTGGGTCCTCATCTCCAACTTCAAGCTGGCCTACAACATGCTGCGCCGCCCCGACGGCACCTTCGACCGCCACCTCGCCGAATTCCTCGACCGCAAGGTCCCTGCCAATGCCACCCCTGTCAATGGCGTCATCTCGTTCGATGTCCTCATCGGCCGCACCAGTAAGCTGCTTTCACGCATCTACCGCCCTGCCCCCTCCACCTCAGCCGCCGTTCCTCTCCTCGCCGACCTCTATCAGCCGCCCTCTGCTGACCCCTTTCCGGTCATCATCTTCTTCCACGGCGGAAGTTTTGCCCATTCCTCATCCAACAGCGCCATCTACGACTCACTCTGCCGCCGGTTCGTCTCCTTATGCGGCGCAGTCGTCGTGTCCGTCAATTACCGCCGGTCACCCGAGTACAAGTATCCCTGCGCTTACGACGATGGGTGGGCTGCCCTTAAGTGGGCTTCTGGAGAGCCGTGGCTTCAAAGCGGAAAGGATGCCAAGTTTCGGGTGTTCCTCGCAGGGGACAGTTCTGGAGGAAACATCGCACACCATGTGGCCATCAGGGCAGCGGAGTCAGGAATCGAGGTCTCCGGCAACATTCTCCTTAACCCCATGTTTGGTGGAAACTGTAGGACGGAGTCAGAGAAGAGGTTGGACGGCAAATACTTCGTCACCATTAGGGACAGAGATTGGTATTGGAAAGCGTATCTCCCCGAGGGGGCAGATAGAGACCACCCGGCTTGCAATCCCTTCGGCCCCAATGCAGCGGAGCTGGATGGTCTTCCCTTCACAAAAAGCCTCATTATAGTGGCAGGATTGGATCTTGTTCAGGACTGGCAATTGGCGTATGCCGAAGGGTTGAAGAAGGCCGGCCACTCTGTGAAGCTTGTGTACCGGGAACAGGCCACCATCGGATTCTACTTGTTGCCAAACACTGATCATTTTTACCAAGTGATGGATGAGATCAAGAACTTTGTCATGGCTAACGTGCAGTGA